Proteins co-encoded in one Vibrio fortis genomic window:
- the rpsR gene encoding 30S ribosomal protein S18, which yields MARFFRRRKFCRFTAEGVQEIDYKDVATLKNYITEAGKIVPSRITGTSAKYQRQLARAIKRSRYLALLPYTDKHQ from the coding sequence ATGGCTCGTTTCTTCCGTCGTCGTAAATTCTGCCGTTTCACTGCAGAAGGCGTACAAGAGATTGACTACAAAGACGTAGCAACTCTAAAAAACTACATCACTGAAGCTGGTAAAATCGTACCTAGCCGTATCACTGGTACAAGCGCTAAGTACCAGCGTCAACTAGCTCGCGCTATCAAGCGTTCTCGTTACCTAGCTCTACTACCGTACACTGACAAGCATCAGTAA
- a CDS encoding replicative DNA helicase: MDTRNQKSANDQVDAIKVPPHSLEAEQSVIGGLLLDNQRWDTVAEKVVAKDFYSRPHRLIFEAVKDILEESAPLDLITLSEHLELREQLEEVGGFAYLADLAKNTPSAANINAYADIVAQRALVRSLIGVANEIADSGYDPQGRTSEDLLDLAESKVFAIAEGRASENEGPQNVDSILEKTLERIEILYKTPQDGVTGVDTGFNDLNKKTAGLQGSDLIIVAARPSMGKTTFAMNLCENAAMKQDKPVLIFSLEMPGEQLMMRMLASLSRVDQTKIRTGQLDDEDWARISSTMGILMDKKNMYIDDSSGLTPTEVRSRARRIAREHDGLSMIMIDYLQLMRVPSLSDNRTLEIAEISRSLKALAKELNVPVVALSQLNRSLEQRADKRPVNSDLRESGSIEQDADLIMFIYRDEVYNPDSSLKGIAEIIIGKQRNGPIGSVRLTFQGQHSRFDNYAGPAFDDE; this comes from the coding sequence GTGGATACCAGAAATCAGAAATCAGCCAACGATCAGGTGGACGCGATTAAAGTCCCGCCCCATTCATTAGAAGCTGAACAATCCGTGATTGGCGGCCTGTTACTGGACAACCAACGCTGGGATACAGTGGCTGAAAAGGTCGTGGCGAAGGACTTCTATAGTCGTCCACACCGTCTGATTTTTGAAGCGGTGAAAGACATTCTAGAAGAAAGTGCACCTCTGGATCTTATTACACTCTCTGAGCACTTGGAGCTACGTGAGCAGCTTGAAGAGGTTGGCGGCTTCGCTTACCTTGCTGACCTCGCTAAAAACACCCCAAGTGCGGCGAACATCAATGCCTATGCTGATATTGTGGCGCAGCGTGCTCTAGTACGTAGCCTGATTGGCGTGGCGAATGAGATCGCTGATTCTGGTTACGATCCACAAGGCCGAACATCGGAAGACCTACTCGATCTTGCCGAAAGTAAGGTATTCGCGATTGCGGAAGGCCGTGCGAGTGAGAACGAAGGCCCACAAAACGTAGACAGCATTCTAGAGAAGACGCTAGAGCGTATCGAGATCCTATACAAAACACCGCAAGATGGTGTGACAGGTGTTGATACTGGCTTTAACGACCTCAATAAGAAAACAGCTGGCCTACAAGGCTCAGACTTAATCATTGTCGCAGCACGTCCATCGATGGGTAAAACTACCTTCGCGATGAACTTGTGTGAAAACGCGGCGATGAAGCAAGACAAACCTGTTCTTATCTTCTCGCTAGAGATGCCAGGTGAACAGTTGATGATGCGTATGTTGGCATCCCTATCTCGTGTCGACCAAACCAAGATTCGTACGGGTCAGCTGGATGACGAAGATTGGGCTCGAATCTCTTCGACCATGGGAATCCTCATGGATAAGAAGAACATGTACATCGATGACAGTTCTGGTCTAACTCCAACCGAAGTGCGTTCACGTGCGCGTCGTATTGCTCGTGAGCACGATGGTCTCTCAATGATCATGATCGACTACCTTCAATTGATGCGTGTACCGTCTCTTTCTGATAACCGTACCTTGGAGATTGCCGAGATCTCTCGCTCTCTAAAAGCACTCGCGAAAGAGCTAAATGTGCCTGTAGTCGCGCTGTCTCAGCTTAACCGTTCCCTAGAGCAACGTGCTGATAAACGTCCGGTTAACTCGGACTTGCGTGAATCGGGCTCGATTGAGCAAGATGCCGACTTAATCATGTTTATTTACCGTGATGAGGTTTATAACCCAGACAGCTCACTGAAAGGCATTGCGGAAATTATTATCGGTAAGCAGCGTAACGGCCCTATCGGTTCGGTTCGTTTGACCTTCCAAGGTCAGCACTCTCGATTTGATAACTATGCAGGCCCTGCATTTGATGATGAGTAA
- the zur gene encoding zinc uptake transcriptional repressor Zur — MVKNLDQTLIEQVEGICASRGVRLTPQRKRVFELILANKKASSAYELLEQLKQSEPQAKPPTVYRALDFLLEQGFIHRVESTNSFICCCSCNAHKHFSQLLICDKCGSVIELQDDALISQLANNAEKHGFRLTNHVIESHGTCQACSTELKD, encoded by the coding sequence ATGGTGAAAAATTTGGACCAAACATTAATAGAGCAAGTTGAAGGGATATGCGCATCTCGAGGCGTTCGATTAACACCTCAAAGAAAGCGAGTGTTTGAGCTCATCCTGGCGAATAAAAAAGCTTCTAGTGCTTATGAACTACTAGAGCAGCTTAAGCAGAGTGAACCTCAAGCCAAACCACCTACTGTATATCGCGCTTTAGACTTTTTGTTGGAACAAGGTTTTATTCACCGAGTTGAGTCAACAAACAGCTTTATTTGTTGCTGCTCTTGTAATGCACACAAACATTTCTCGCAGCTGCTAATCTGTGATAAGTGTGGCAGCGTAATCGAATTGCAAGATGATGCCCTGATATCTCAACTCGCTAACAATGCAGAAAAGCACGGCTTTCGATTGACCAATCACGTCATCGAATCTCATGGTACATGCCAAGCCTGCTCGACTGAGCTGAAAGATTAA
- a CDS encoding BamA/TamA family outer membrane protein, with translation MTLAASLVFTPAQASEKSEKEPKDSAFVPFYFSTETMGNTFGVAGVAKGVGQPQAALFGTALYSDKDSYVVFLSAFNYALSQNLLFSTQMYQARFNDNPYYLGDQGSNDSSDLDKTITDGYEQNYQAEFKYLLPWGNVAEHGLLGAFQPIKDVSFASPLESGVSSIIFTPFYTSRELKDLNETEEATGFNLSFDWDNRDSTRNPTKGSHSLLKLTTGSDDWSEGDPWFKWTFQNSQYYALGPLGDWFDQQVLAFDFYTADTPTWNNCSGQECARPPETEQARLGGLYRLRGYTGGRFHGRSAVHYSAEYRVLPDWQPLEDIPLINYYDLPWWQWVAFAEVGRVADEYDVKTLHTDMKWSLGGAVRFQVEGIVVRAELARGGDEGTFRVMVNQPF, from the coding sequence ATGACGCTGGCGGCCTCGCTGGTTTTTACTCCCGCTCAAGCTTCCGAAAAATCAGAGAAAGAACCCAAAGACTCTGCGTTTGTTCCCTTCTACTTCAGCACCGAAACCATGGGTAATACCTTTGGAGTTGCTGGTGTTGCAAAGGGAGTCGGGCAGCCGCAAGCCGCGCTGTTTGGTACCGCGCTCTACTCAGACAAAGACAGCTATGTCGTCTTTCTGTCAGCTTTTAACTATGCGTTGTCGCAGAACCTGCTGTTTAGCACTCAGATGTATCAAGCTCGCTTTAATGACAACCCATACTATCTTGGCGATCAAGGCAGTAACGACTCTTCTGACCTGGATAAAACCATCACTGATGGCTATGAGCAGAACTATCAAGCGGAGTTTAAATACCTATTACCTTGGGGAAATGTCGCTGAACATGGTTTGTTGGGTGCGTTCCAGCCAATTAAAGACGTCAGCTTTGCCTCTCCGCTAGAGTCTGGTGTGAGCTCTATTATCTTTACGCCATTTTATACCTCTCGTGAACTCAAAGATCTCAATGAAACTGAAGAGGCGACTGGCTTCAACTTAAGCTTTGACTGGGATAACCGCGACAGTACTCGCAACCCAACTAAAGGGTCTCACTCTTTACTCAAGCTGACGACGGGTTCTGATGATTGGTCTGAAGGCGATCCTTGGTTTAAATGGACGTTCCAAAACAGCCAATATTACGCATTAGGCCCACTTGGCGATTGGTTTGATCAACAAGTTCTCGCGTTTGACTTCTATACCGCAGATACACCAACGTGGAATAACTGTTCGGGACAAGAGTGCGCTCGCCCACCAGAAACAGAGCAAGCACGCCTCGGTGGTCTGTACCGACTTAGAGGTTATACCGGAGGCAGATTCCATGGACGCTCTGCGGTTCATTATTCTGCAGAATACCGAGTGCTACCAGACTGGCAGCCGCTGGAAGATATTCCTCTGATTAACTACTACGATCTCCCTTGGTGGCAGTGGGTAGCTTTTGCAGAAGTAGGGCGAGTGGCGGATGAGTACGATGTAAAAACACTGCACACAGATATGAAATGGAGTCTGGGTGGTGCGGTGCGCTTTCAGGTCGAAGGTATCGTGGTACGAGCAGAATTAGCCCGTGGCGGTGATGAAGGTACCTTTAGGGTTATGGTAAACCAACCCTTCTAA
- a CDS encoding chemotaxis protein CheX — translation MRAEFVNPFLASLMNVLKTMASLELKPQKPRVKKDEIARGDVSGLIGMVGPQSRGSMSITFDEGLALEIMQNMLGERPNGLNEEVTDMVGEITNMVTGGAKRILAESGFDFDMATPIVVSGKGHTIRHKCEGAIIIMPFSSQWGNAFIEICFE, via the coding sequence ATGCGCGCTGAATTTGTAAACCCGTTTTTAGCCTCTCTCATGAATGTGCTAAAAACGATGGCTTCTCTAGAATTGAAGCCACAGAAACCTAGAGTTAAAAAAGATGAAATCGCTCGTGGTGATGTCTCTGGTTTAATTGGTATGGTTGGTCCACAATCTCGTGGTTCAATGTCGATCACCTTTGATGAAGGCCTAGCGCTAGAAATCATGCAGAACATGCTGGGTGAGCGTCCAAACGGTCTGAACGAAGAAGTGACCGACATGGTTGGTGAGATCACCAACATGGTAACGGGCGGTGCAAAGCGTATTCTTGCGGAAAGTGGCTTCGACTTTGATATGGCGACACCGATTGTTGTATCAGGTAAAGGACATACTATTCGTCACAAGTGTGAAGGTGCGATCATCATCATGCCGTTCTCATCTCAATGGGGTAACGCCTTCATCGAGATCTGTTTCGAATAA
- the pgi gene encoding glucose-6-phosphate isomerase: protein MLKNINPTQTQAWKSLTAHFESAQDMELKELFAQDAKRFDAFSTRFGSDILVDYSKNLIDAETMQHLFALANETEVKSAIEAMFKGDAINQTEGRSVLHTALRNRSDKPVMVDGKDVMPAVNAVLAKMELFTHRIVSGEWKGYTGKEITDVVNIGIGGSDLGPYMVTEALTPYKTRLNMHFVSNVDGTHIVETLKKVNPETTLFLVASKTFTTQETMTNAHSARDWFLAEAGDEAHVAKHFAALSTNATAVAEFGIDTDNMFEFWDWVGGRYSLWSAIGLSISLSVGFDNFVELLEGAHDMDNHFASTEFESNIPVILALIGIWYNNFHGAESEAILPYDQYMHRFAAYFQQGNMESNGKFVDRDGNPVEYQTGPIIWGEPGTNGQHAFYQLIHQGTKLIPSDFIAPAISHNPASDHHQKLMSNFFAQTEALAFGKTKETVEAEFLAAGKTAEEVAELVPFKVFEGNRPTNSILVKQITPRTLGNLIAMYEHKIFVQGVIWNIFSFDQWGVELGKQLANQILPELADDTEVTSHDSSTNGLINAFKALKA, encoded by the coding sequence ATGTTGAAAAATATCAACCCTACGCAAACACAAGCGTGGAAATCTCTAACTGCACACTTTGAATCTGCTCAAGATATGGAGCTAAAAGAGCTATTCGCTCAAGATGCAAAGCGTTTTGACGCGTTCTCTACTCGCTTCGGTTCAGACATCTTAGTCGACTACTCTAAGAACCTTATCGATGCAGAAACGATGCAGCACCTATTTGCACTTGCTAACGAGACAGAAGTTAAATCTGCAATCGAAGCAATGTTCAAAGGTGACGCAATCAACCAAACTGAAGGCCGTTCAGTTCTTCACACTGCTCTGCGTAACCGCAGCGACAAGCCAGTGATGGTTGATGGTAAAGATGTAATGCCTGCTGTAAATGCTGTTCTAGCAAAAATGGAACTCTTCACACACCGCATCGTATCAGGTGAGTGGAAAGGTTACACAGGTAAAGAGATCACTGATGTTGTAAACATTGGTATCGGTGGTTCGGACCTAGGCCCATACATGGTGACTGAAGCCCTAACACCATACAAAACACGCCTAAACATGCACTTCGTGTCTAACGTTGATGGTACTCACATCGTTGAAACATTGAAGAAAGTAAACCCAGAAACAACACTATTCCTAGTGGCTTCTAAGACGTTTACAACTCAAGAAACAATGACCAATGCACACTCTGCACGTGACTGGTTCCTAGCAGAAGCGGGCGATGAAGCACACGTAGCTAAGCACTTCGCAGCGCTATCTACTAACGCAACTGCGGTAGCTGAGTTTGGTATCGATACAGACAACATGTTCGAATTCTGGGACTGGGTCGGTGGTCGTTACTCTCTATGGTCTGCAATCGGTCTATCGATTTCTCTGTCTGTCGGTTTCGACAACTTCGTTGAGCTTCTTGAAGGTGCTCACGACATGGATAACCACTTCGCTTCAACTGAGTTTGAAAGCAACATCCCAGTTATCCTTGCGCTAATCGGTATTTGGTACAACAACTTCCACGGCGCTGAGTCTGAAGCAATCCTACCTTACGACCAATACATGCACCGTTTTGCTGCGTACTTCCAGCAAGGTAACATGGAGTCTAACGGTAAGTTTGTTGACCGTGACGGTAACCCAGTGGAATACCAAACGGGTCCAATCATCTGGGGTGAGCCTGGTACAAACGGCCAGCACGCTTTCTACCAGCTGATTCACCAAGGTACTAAGCTGATCCCTTCTGATTTCATTGCTCCAGCAATCAGTCATAACCCAGCATCTGATCACCACCAGAAGCTAATGTCTAACTTCTTTGCTCAAACTGAAGCACTAGCATTCGGTAAGACAAAAGAGACAGTAGAAGCTGAATTCCTAGCAGCAGGTAAAACTGCAGAAGAAGTAGCAGAACTAGTACCATTTAAAGTGTTTGAAGGTAACCGCCCAACAAACTCTATTCTAGTTAAGCAAATCACGCCTCGCACTCTGGGTAACCTAATCGCGATGTACGAGCACAAGATCTTCGTACAAGGCGTAATCTGGAACATCTTCAGCTTTGACCAATGGGGTGTAGAGCTTGGTAAGCAACTGGCTAACCAAATCCTACCTGAGCTTGCTGATGACACAGAAGTGACATCTCACGATAGCTCAACTAACGGTCTAATCAACGCATTTAAAGCGCTTAAAGCTTAA
- a CDS encoding DUF481 domain-containing protein produces the protein MSKLIALSLGLLSTPLALANDTESSVDKLLDSIEVAEPLEPAEELQVEAATDVVDMDIAPSDTDTEPTDPLSTEVEFGYQSHTGNSDSRSLNARLSAEYTEGRHRSTGEWKYYNLYKDGEEDKRQSTYTAQSDYKLSPKTYLYGSFKGVDSRYSAYFKDYTISTGLGYQFSNTETFVLELEVGPGFRYQEPNLDEIDDDDIIFPEIVEEGIFRGNLNSSWQVLPNLRFNADMTLVSGRSNLRLDTDLEAVNDITENIALKIAHSRQYHDKVPNGLDKADSVLSVNLLFQF, from the coding sequence GTGTCCAAATTAATTGCTCTTAGCCTTGGTCTACTGAGCACTCCATTAGCCCTGGCTAATGACACAGAATCCTCTGTTGACAAGCTTCTTGACTCAATAGAAGTGGCTGAGCCTTTAGAGCCAGCCGAAGAGTTACAAGTAGAAGCAGCGACAGATGTTGTGGATATGGATATCGCGCCGAGTGACACAGACACCGAACCGACAGATCCGCTCTCGACCGAGGTTGAGTTTGGCTACCAATCGCATACAGGTAACTCTGATTCGCGCTCACTCAACGCAAGACTGAGCGCTGAGTACACCGAAGGGCGTCACCGTAGTACGGGTGAATGGAAGTATTACAACCTCTACAAAGATGGTGAAGAGGACAAAAGGCAGTCGACTTATACGGCACAGAGTGACTACAAGTTAAGCCCAAAGACCTACCTTTACGGCAGTTTTAAAGGGGTAGACTCGCGCTACAGTGCTTACTTTAAGGACTATACGATTTCGACAGGTTTGGGTTATCAGTTCTCGAACACGGAGACATTTGTTTTAGAGTTGGAAGTCGGCCCAGGTTTTCGTTATCAAGAGCCTAACCTTGATGAAATTGACGATGACGACATTATCTTCCCCGAGATTGTGGAAGAAGGCATTTTTCGTGGAAACCTAAACTCATCTTGGCAGGTGCTACCGAATTTGCGCTTCAATGCTGATATGACATTGGTATCGGGTCGCAGTAACTTAAGATTAGATACCGACCTAGAGGCCGTGAATGATATTACCGAGAATATCGCCCTTAAGATTGCGCACTCTCGTCAGTACCACGATAAGGTTCCAAATGGCTTAGATAAAGCGGACTCTGTGCTTTCAGTGAATCTGCTGTTCCAATTCTAA
- a CDS encoding secondary thiamine-phosphate synthase enzyme YjbQ: MWFQKTIHLNARKRGFHLITDEIEQHINDINCPTVGLLHLFIQHTSASLTLNENADPTVRADMESHFNRYVPERAPYYRHTYEGDDDMPAHIKASLLGNSVTIPITNGRLALGTWQGIYLGEHRDFGGNRTVILTIQGE; this comes from the coding sequence ATGTGGTTTCAGAAGACTATTCATCTCAATGCACGAAAGCGTGGATTTCATCTCATTACTGATGAAATTGAACAACACATCAACGACATTAATTGTCCAACTGTTGGTTTATTACACTTATTTATCCAACATACCTCTGCAAGCTTAACCCTCAATGAGAATGCGGATCCGACCGTGCGTGCGGATATGGAGTCGCATTTTAATCGCTATGTACCTGAGAGAGCGCCGTACTATCGACACACTTATGAGGGCGACGACGACATGCCTGCACACATTAAAGCATCGCTTCTGGGCAACAGTGTGACAATCCCCATTACCAATGGTCGATTAGCTTTAGGAACATGGCAGGGCATTTACTTAGGTGAACATCGTGATTTCGGCGGTAACCGCACTGTGATCCTGACTATCCAAGGTGAATAA
- the dusA gene encoding tRNA dihydrouridine(20/20a) synthase DusA, which produces MTHSCRLSVAPMLDWTDRHCRYFHRLLSQQTLLYTEMVTTGAILHGKGDFLEFSEQEHPVALQLGGSNPVDLAECAKLAAERGYDEVNLNVGCPSDRVQNGRFGACLMAEPELVADCVSAMKEVTDIPITVKTRIGIDEQDSYEFLTKFISTVSEKGGCEQFTIHARKAWLSGLSPKENREIPPLDYTRAYQVKKDFSDLVIAVNGGITTLEQTKEHLQHLDGVMIGREAYHSPYILAEVDQQIFGLDTPIKKRSQVVEEMYPYIEQELMKGASLGHISRHMLGLFQSMPGARQWRRYISENAHKKGAGIEVMQTALAKIPKELNV; this is translated from the coding sequence ATGACACATTCATGTAGACTTTCTGTTGCTCCAATGCTCGATTGGACTGATCGTCACTGTCGCTACTTCCACCGCCTGCTGTCTCAGCAGACGCTTCTGTATACGGAAATGGTAACGACAGGCGCAATACTGCATGGTAAAGGTGATTTCCTAGAGTTCAGCGAGCAAGAACACCCAGTCGCGCTACAGTTAGGTGGCTCAAACCCAGTTGATTTGGCGGAATGTGCGAAGTTAGCTGCTGAGCGTGGTTACGATGAAGTGAACCTTAACGTAGGTTGCCCATCTGATCGTGTTCAAAATGGTCGTTTTGGTGCATGCCTAATGGCTGAGCCTGAGCTAGTGGCAGACTGTGTATCAGCAATGAAAGAAGTGACTGATATTCCTATTACAGTAAAAACGCGTATCGGCATCGATGAGCAGGATTCATACGAGTTCCTAACTAAGTTTATCTCAACGGTTTCAGAGAAAGGCGGCTGTGAGCAATTTACCATTCACGCTCGTAAAGCTTGGCTAAGTGGCTTGAGCCCAAAAGAGAACCGTGAGATCCCACCGCTAGACTACACACGTGCTTACCAAGTGAAGAAAGATTTCTCAGACTTGGTGATTGCGGTGAATGGCGGCATTACCACCCTAGAACAGACCAAAGAACACCTACAGCACTTAGATGGCGTAATGATCGGTCGTGAGGCTTACCATAGCCCATATATTCTGGCTGAAGTGGATCAACAGATCTTCGGTCTAGACACACCAATCAAGAAACGTTCACAGGTCGTTGAAGAGATGTACCCGTACATTGAGCAAGAACTGATGAAAGGCGCGAGCCTAGGTCATATCTCTCGTCATATGCTTGGTTTGTTCCAAAGCATGCCGGGTGCAAGACAGTGGCGTCGTTATATCAGTGAGAACGCGCATAAGAAAGGTGCAGGTATTGAAGTGATGCAAACTGCACTAGCGAAAATTCCTAAAGAATTGAATGTGTAA
- the rplI gene encoding 50S ribosomal protein L9 codes for MQVILLDKIGNLGGLGDQVNVKSGYARNFLIPQGKAVMATKDNVAMFETRRAELEAKVAEQLAASQARAEQVNALEAVVIASKAGDEGKLFGSIGTRDIADAITAAGVAVAKSEVRLPEGALRNIGEFEVSIQLHSEVFATAKIAIVAAE; via the coding sequence ATGCAAGTTATTCTACTTGATAAGATCGGTAACCTAGGTGGCCTTGGCGACCAAGTAAACGTTAAATCTGGCTACGCTCGTAACTTCCTTATCCCACAAGGTAAAGCAGTTATGGCAACTAAAGACAACGTTGCTATGTTCGAAACTCGTCGTGCTGAACTAGAAGCTAAAGTTGCTGAGCAACTAGCTGCTTCTCAAGCTCGCGCTGAGCAAGTTAACGCTCTAGAAGCTGTAGTTATCGCTTCTAAAGCTGGTGACGAAGGTAAACTATTCGGTTCTATCGGTACTCGTGACATCGCTGACGCTATCACAGCGGCAGGTGTTGCAGTTGCTAAGAGCGAAGTACGCCTACCTGAAGGCGCTCTACGTAACATCGGTGAATTCGAAGTAAGCATCCAACTTCACTCTGAAGTTTTTGCTACTGCGAAAATCGCTATCGTTGCTGCTGAGTAA
- the alr gene encoding alanine racemase, with product MTYMKAATASIDLGALEHNLNLIKSKAPKSKVMSVVKANGYGHGLLHIAKHSKSSDAFGVARIEEALQLRAGGIVKPILLLEGFYSSGDLPILVTNNIQTVVHCEEQLNALENTKLEAPVVVWLKVDSGMHRLGVRPEQYQNFVERLHQCANVAKPLRYMSHFGCADELDKTTTTEQTQLFLSLTEGCEGERSLAASAGVLAWTNSHLDWVRPGIISYGVSPFVDQTAQELGFQPVMTLTSHLIAVRDLKAGESVGYGGNWTSDRDTKMGVIAIGYGDGYPRTAPNGTPVFINGRKVPIAGRVSMDMLTVDLGPDATDQVGDEATLWGKALPSEEVASHIGTIAYELVTKLTSRVAMEYVKS from the coding sequence ATGACGTACATGAAAGCCGCGACCGCAAGCATTGACTTAGGCGCGCTAGAGCACAACTTAAATCTCATCAAATCGAAGGCTCCGAAGAGCAAAGTAATGTCGGTAGTGAAAGCCAATGGTTATGGACATGGCTTGCTGCACATTGCTAAGCATTCAAAAAGTTCGGACGCTTTCGGTGTTGCTCGAATTGAAGAAGCACTACAACTAAGAGCGGGCGGAATTGTAAAACCGATTTTGCTACTTGAGGGCTTCTACTCTTCGGGTGATCTGCCTATCTTGGTTACGAATAACATCCAAACGGTGGTGCATTGTGAAGAACAGCTCAATGCGCTAGAAAACACTAAGCTAGAAGCGCCTGTGGTCGTGTGGCTTAAAGTCGACAGCGGAATGCATCGCTTGGGCGTACGCCCTGAGCAGTATCAAAACTTTGTCGAGCGCTTACATCAGTGCGCCAATGTGGCGAAACCTTTGCGTTATATGAGCCATTTCGGCTGTGCTGACGAGCTGGATAAAACCACGACGACAGAACAAACTCAGCTCTTCCTATCATTGACTGAAGGGTGTGAAGGAGAGCGCTCATTGGCAGCCTCTGCGGGAGTACTCGCGTGGACGAACAGTCACCTCGACTGGGTTCGTCCGGGGATCATCTCTTACGGTGTCTCTCCATTTGTCGATCAGACCGCCCAAGAGTTAGGTTTTCAACCTGTAATGACCTTAACCTCTCATCTGATTGCTGTACGTGATCTTAAAGCCGGTGAAAGCGTAGGGTATGGTGGAAACTGGACCAGCGACCGCGATACTAAAATGGGCGTGATTGCGATTGGCTACGGTGATGGCTATCCACGAACCGCACCTAATGGTACTCCAGTCTTCATCAATGGTCGTAAGGTGCCGATAGCTGGTCGCGTCTCGATGGACATGCTCACCGTTGATCTTGGCCCTGATGCCACCGACCAAGTGGGTGATGAAGCGACCTTATGGGGTAAAGCTCTGCCTTCGGAAGAGGTGGCGTCTCACATCGGTACTATTGCCTATGAATTGGTCACTAAACTTACTTCACGTGTTGCGATGGAGTACGTGAAATCGTGA